CCTCGCGGGCGCGGTCGCCAACGAGACCGCCGGGCCCGCGGTGCTGATCTCGTTCCTGGTGGCCGGCATCGCGAGCGCGGCCGCCGCGTTGTCCTACGCCGAGTTCGCCGGGCTCATCCCGCGGGCCGGGTCCGCCTACACCTACGGCTACGCGGTGCTCGGCGAGCTGGTCGGCTGGTTCATCGGCTGGGACCTGCTGCTGGAATACACCGCGATCGTCGCCGTGGTCGCGATCGGCATCTCCGGCTACTTCAACGACCTGCTGGGGTTCCTGGACATCCACCTGCCGCTGTGGATGTCCGGCGCACCGGGGACCGAACCGGACGGTGTCGCGTCCGGTTCGTACAAGGTGAACCTGTTCGCGGTGCTGCTGTGCCTGCTGATCGCTTTCATCCTCAACCAGGGCATGCGCTCGGCCGCCCGGTTCGAAACGCTGCTGGTGTACCTCAAGGTCGCGCTCGTGCTGCTGGTGATCGTCGTCGGCGCGTTCCACGTCAAGACCGGGAACTGGTCGGACTTCTTCCCCTTCGGGCTGGGCGGCGCTTTCACGGGCGCGGCGACGGTGTTCTTCGCGGTCTTCGGTTACGACGCGATGTCGACCGCGGCCGAGGAATCCACCGACTCGCAGAAGCACATGCCCAAGGCGATCCTGTACTCGCTCGGGATCTCGATGGTGCTGTACGTGCTGGCGTGCCTGGTGCTGACCGGAATGGTGCCCTACACCGACATCGACCCGGAAGCCGCGTTCTCCAGCGCGTTCTCCTCGGTCGGGCTGTCCGCGCTCGGGGCGGTGATCGCCGTCGGCGCGATCCTGGGCATCCTCACGGTGCTGTTCACGTTCCTGCTGGGTGCGACGCGCGTCGGGTACTCGATGAGCCGGGACGGGCTGCTGCCGAAATGGTTCTCCGGCACGCACCCGGTGAAGAAGGTCCCGACGCGGATGACGTGGATCCTCGGCGCCGCGGCGGCGGTGATCGCCGGGCTGCTGCCGATCGGCGAGGCCGCGGAGCTGACGAACATCGGGATCCTGCTGGCGTTCGTCGTGGTGTGCGTGGCCGTGGTGGTGCTGCGGTACCGCCGTCCGGATCTGCCGCGCACGTTCCGCTGCCCCGGGGTGCCGGTGGTGCCCGCGATCGGGGTGGCGTTCTCGATCTGGCTGATCACGTTCCTCAAGCCGGAGACGTGGCTGCGGTTCGCGATCTGGTTCGCCATCGGGCTGGTCGTCTACTTCGCCTACAGCAGGCGGCATTCCGCGCTGGCGCGCAAGGAGTGAGTCACCACCAGAGGTAGACGTACCCGGGCGCGCCGGGCTGTCCGGGGGCACCGCCCGCGCCGATCCCGCT
This is a stretch of genomic DNA from Amycolatopsis endophytica. It encodes these proteins:
- a CDS encoding amino acid permease: MTARELFRRKPVDRIETDDGGGLHRTLGLWQLTAIGVGGIIGAGIFSLAGAVANETAGPAVLISFLVAGIASAAAALSYAEFAGLIPRAGSAYTYGYAVLGELVGWFIGWDLLLEYTAIVAVVAIGISGYFNDLLGFLDIHLPLWMSGAPGTEPDGVASGSYKVNLFAVLLCLLIAFILNQGMRSAARFETLLVYLKVALVLLVIVVGAFHVKTGNWSDFFPFGLGGAFTGAATVFFAVFGYDAMSTAAEESTDSQKHMPKAILYSLGISMVLYVLACLVLTGMVPYTDIDPEAAFSSAFSSVGLSALGAVIAVGAILGILTVLFTFLLGATRVGYSMSRDGLLPKWFSGTHPVKKVPTRMTWILGAAAAVIAGLLPIGEAAELTNIGILLAFVVVCVAVVVLRYRRPDLPRTFRCPGVPVVPAIGVAFSIWLITFLKPETWLRFAIWFAIGLVVYFAYSRRHSALARKE